The DNA sequence CAATGAAATTTGTTGGAAGTTCTGGACCACAGAAGTCCCCACCAACCCTTTGGCAACCAATCCCTTAGACAGCTGCGATCATCCCTTTTTCAACTTCCGCGATCTGCTTGCCCGCCCACTCGAAAGTGGCCCCTATGTACCAGGCAACCCTTGTGACGCCACCCAACCAATTCCTGCGGAGGTTCACCCCACTTACGCCCAGCAGCCTCTTCTCGTATGGAGCAACTCCCGCTGGAATCCACCTACCCGAGCGGCAGTACCCGGCTGGACAGCAACCGGCGATCCTACCAGTATTTTCCTCAATGAAGCCGACAGCCCCGTTACTGGCGAGATGTTCAATGGCTACTCCAGCCTTTCGGGCATCGTCTACCAGGGGGAACAATTCCCCGAGGCTTACCGCGGAAAATATTTCCACATCGATTTTAGTGGCTGGATTCGAACCCTTTCCATTGACGACAACAACCAGCTCTCGGCAGTAGACCTCTTTCACGAGTATACCCCAGACATCATTTACCTTGCCGAAAATCCTCTCGATGGAACCCTCTACTACACCAACCTCGCCGGTGAAGTTCATCGCATCACCTACGGTGGCAACCCTGCACCTGTAGCCGTCATTGATGCCGATAAATACTTCGGCCCCGGCCCACTTGAAGTACAGTTCACCGGTAGTGGTTCCTACGACCCCAATAATACAGCCCTCACCTATCTATGGGAATTTGGGGATGGCGAAACGAGTACTTTGCCCGATCCTGCCCACACCTTCACAGCTTCCAGTAACGCACCTACCAGTTATACCATTAAGCTCACCGTTACCGATGAAGAAGGCGCAACCCATACCGCTGAGCGGATCGTATCGCTCAACAACACTCCACCCCAAGTAGAAATCACCTCCTTCAAAGATGGAGATCAATACCCCCTGGACTTCTCTTCGCTGCTGAGGTTGGCGGCCCAGGTAACCGACGCCGAACACGCCGACGAAACCTTGATGTACCAATGGCGCACTTTCCTGCACCACAATGACCACTTCCACCCCGATCCTGTCATCTTCGAACGGGAGAGTCACTTCCTGATCAGCCCACTGGGTTGCGAACAGGAAATCTACTTCTATCGTATCGAATTGACCGTCACCGACCCCGAAGGCCTATCCACCACCGTCTCTCAGCGGATTTATCCTTACTGCGGTGAACCCTACGTCGAGTGGGTCGACCTCACTGGCGAGGTCGAAGAAACAGCTATCCCTCTCCAATGGAGTGCCCAATTCGAGGACAATATCACCAGCATGGAGCTCCAGCGCGGTAGCGACTATTTCACCTACGAGATTATCGCAATGATTCCTATCACCGGCGATCATACCAACTTGCAACAATATCAGTACACGGATGAAAACCCACTCCGAGGTGCTAATATTTACCGCATCAAAGTCACTACGGAAGATGGTGCTTTTACTTATTCCAATCTGGTTCCTTTCAGCTATCCAGCCCCCAAAGCGTGGCGTGTCTTCCCCAATCCTGCGCATCATCAGCTCTTTTTCTATCTTCAGGAAGCTTCTGCTGAAACTGTTGAACTGGAGTTTTTTAGTCTTCTGGGGCAACGCCTACGAGAGATCACCTTCCCTGCTACGCCAGGAGAAGAATGGCAACGAGAAATTCTGGTCAGTCAATTCCCCAAAGGCGTCTATGCCTACCGCCTCCGCTGTGGCGAACAAACTTATGTGGGAGAAATAATTATCAATTAATACAAGCCAACTTCTATGTCTAGCGTAATTGGCACCATCATTCTCCTACTTACAGGCTTAGCTACTTACAAAGGCTTTGTCGATCGGGCCTATTACGAACGCCACGTTTTTCATACCGATCCTATTTTGATCGACAAACAATACGACCGGCTCATTTCTTCAGGTTTTCTGCACACCAATTGGCTTCACTTTGGCTTTAATATGGTAGCACTGCTTTCCTTCAGTTGGTCTTTGGAGTTTGTCCTTGGTATTCCCAAATACCTACTCATTTATTTCGGTGCGCTTCTAGGCGGAAACCTCCTTGCACTCTACCTGCACCGCAATCACGGCGACTACCGGGCCGTAGGCGCTTCCGGGGCAATCAGCGGCGTCATTTTCGCATCCGTCATACTTTTCCCTGAGATCAAAATCTCTCTTATCCTTCTTCCTTTTGAAATCAGCACCTGGGTATTTGGCCTTTGCTTCGTCATCATCTCTATTTTTGGCATCAAGTCTCAGTCCGACAACATCGGCCATGATGCCCACCTTGGCGGTGCGATTGTAGGGGTGCTGCTCACCATCATCATGCAACCTTCTGTTTTGCAAACCAGCTGGTGGTTGATCTTGCTAATACTTGTACCTACTGCTGTTTTCTTGCTCCTCATTGTCCGTACCCCCGCTGTCCTATTGGTCGACAACTACTGGGGAGAAGGGCTGCAACGCCCCCGTCGAAATAGGTCTTCCACCAAAAAGAAAGAAGTTTCCCTAGATTACCTGCTCGATAAAATCAAACATCAGGGCCTGGATAGCCTCTCCTCTTCAGAACGGGAAATGCTGGATCGCTATCGCAAGGAGATGTGATCATGCCCCCAAAACAAGATCCTATCCTTCCCCCGGAGAGGTATCCGAAGGACGGAGTCCCCTGCAAAAGTATCCAGCGCCCTAAGCCATCCGCTGCATCCACGGCTTGGCCTCTTCCAGTTGAGCTGCCAATTTAAAAAGGATGTCCTCACGGTAAATACCAGCCGTAAACATGACCCCAACCGGCAATCCCTCTGCATTCCAATGCAGCGGTACCGACATAGCGGGTTGCCCCGTCATATTTGCAATAGGCGTATAAGGCATGAAAGCAAATACCTTTTCCGCCAATTGCTCAATATTGGCCTTCATCAGGCTACCGAGGCGCAGGCTGCTGAGGACATTCACCAGTATTTTTTCCGCCGGGCTCGATTGCAAGCTACCTATCCGGAATGGTGCCAAAGCTACCGTAGGTGTCAGCAAACACTGATAACTTTGGTGAAAATGACCTTGCCGACGGGCCAAACCATTCCACTGGCTCCGGTAGTAAGCGTACTCACCTGCTGAGATAGCGTCTCCCAATAGGCCCAGCGCGTAGGTATTGGCTTCTACCTCACCGCGTTTAACCTTGATCCCGCGCGATGCACTGATGCTTTTCAACTCGGCGCTCACTTCCCCCATGATCAAGTGAAGAAAAGTCTTGGTTAAATCTTCTCTCTGGTAGGGCAATGGGATGGCCTCTACCTCGTGCCCCAAGTCAGCCAAAAGGTGGGCAGTTTCTTCAACCGCTTGCTTACAGTCTTCCGCTACTGGAAGTCCCAAAGGATGCTCCGTAGAAAAGCCTATTCTTAGTTTTTCAGGCGGGGTTTTCAAAAGATCAGTATACGCTACTTTCGGTGGTGGTGCATAATACAGTTCGCCAATACCCGGCTTCGAGAAGGTATCCAAAAATGCCGCACTGTCCCGCACACTCCTACTGTTACAGCCTTCAACCACCGCACCGTTCCAGCTTTCTCCAGCACCAGGCCCCAAACTCAGTCGCCCTCTCGATGGTTTCAACCCAAACAAGCCACAGCACGATGCTGGCATCCTGATGGAACCACCACCATCACTCGCCGTAGCCATTGGCACAATACCGCCAGCCACTGCTGCCGCGCTACCACCAGAGCTTCCTCCGGGGGTGTAATCCTTATTCCAGGGATTGCGCGTAACGCCAAAAGCTTCGGGTTCGGTAAAGGGCGTCAGGCCAAACTCCGGGGTATTGGTTTTCCCAAAAATCAACAAACCTTCTTTTCGGAATAACTGAACCAAATGACTGTCTACTTCTGAGACCATCCCCTCTGTCGAGCGAGAGCCGATCCGTAGAGCTGTCCCCTTTAGTGCCAAGCCCAAATCTTTAATAAGAAAAGGTACCCCACCAAACTTTTGTGCTGCCGAAGGTGGGTGGTTAGCAAGTTGTTCACGTGCAAACTCATAAAGAGGTAAATTGATCGCGTTGAGTTGTGGATTGACCTCCTCGGCACGAGCAATGGCAATGTCTAATAATTCAGCAGCCGTGATTTGCCCACTTCGTACGAGTTCGGCAAGCCCCTGTGCATCGTATTGGCGGTATTCGGAGAAGGTCATGGCGTTGGGTAGTTTGGTTAACTACCAAAGATAAAATTATTACTTTAATCCGTTATCCGCTGCTTTACGGCCTCATATACCTGCGTACGTAACCAACTTTGCTGGTTGTTAGAAATCCGAAAAGCATCACGGATAATCCCCTGGTAACCGTCTACTTGAAGTGGATAATCGTAAATACTAACATCAAGTGCACTTCCAAAAGTGTCATAATAGTAGTTGCCCTCAAAGGCCAGACTAAATTTACTTCTCAATAAATCCCCCTCGCTGGCCAACTGCAAGGAAGTAAGACCAGATGCCATAGGTCCGACATATTGTCTCTTCCAATGCGCGATCCCCCCTGCGGAGGTTAATGGATAATCGTTGTTTAAAAAAACAACATCTCCATCATTCGCGGCAATACTGACGAAAGGATAATTCAAACTGGCTTCTTCAAGAAAATACCGAGGGGCCACATTCACTTCCGTCGGCCATTGCTCGAAATACTGTTGGTTCAAGTAGGTCGTTTCACCGGGGATAATTGTTCGTACTAAAAACCCATTTCCTCTTCTAGGTACTAGCAGGCTGATGGTCGAGAGATGCTCATAATCTCCTAGTATAACGAAAGAAGGGGAGGTATTGTCTTTTAACCAAGCTACCCGAATTTGATACTCACTTACACCAGCAGGTAGATTCAATGCAAAAGATTTATATTCCAGTGGTTCAAATCCATTAAATGAACCGGAATTAAAAGCTCGAAAGTTTATTTCCCGGCCAAGCCATTCCCCTGTAGCCGCTAGTCGTACGGCCAATAAACCATTGGTATTCTCTGCTGCGAAGGGACGAAAAGTAACCCTTAA is a window from the Lewinella sp. LCG006 genome containing:
- a CDS encoding PQQ-dependent sugar dehydrogenase, giving the protein MPYFCPNDQFTVIMFNVHSPNFQTLFFLVLSFFGGTTPLWSQLPDDFYDTEVLDGFELPLGITFDRNGQGYIWEKAGQVYVMDTDEHLLPEPLLDISEEVVSWKDHGLNGFCLDNDFTENGYFYLYYVVDLHHYWHYGTPEYHPDSTVTFQPSFARIVRYQADQATNFTTIVPDSRKILLGEDISNGVPILYEFHGAGTILQGLDGTLLCSSGETTGGLHIGIGNEPGDEFVPQAIEWGIITPDQDLGAYKAQYLGSLNGKVLRIDPETGDGLPSNPFFDPAAPRSAQSRTWAMGFRNPFRMMLKPNTGSHYPNQGNPGTIYLGDVGNGAWEELNIIEHGGQNFGWPIMEGNEICWKFWTTEVPTNPLATNPLDSCDHPFFNFRDLLARPLESGPYVPGNPCDATQPIPAEVHPTYAQQPLLVWSNSRWNPPTRAAVPGWTATGDPTSIFLNEADSPVTGEMFNGYSSLSGIVYQGEQFPEAYRGKYFHIDFSGWIRTLSIDDNNQLSAVDLFHEYTPDIIYLAENPLDGTLYYTNLAGEVHRITYGGNPAPVAVIDADKYFGPGPLEVQFTGSGSYDPNNTALTYLWEFGDGETSTLPDPAHTFTASSNAPTSYTIKLTVTDEEGATHTAERIVSLNNTPPQVEITSFKDGDQYPLDFSSLLRLAAQVTDAEHADETLMYQWRTFLHHNDHFHPDPVIFERESHFLISPLGCEQEIYFYRIELTVTDPEGLSTTVSQRIYPYCGEPYVEWVDLTGEVEETAIPLQWSAQFEDNITSMELQRGSDYFTYEIIAMIPITGDHTNLQQYQYTDENPLRGANIYRIKVTTEDGAFTYSNLVPFSYPAPKAWRVFPNPAHHQLFFYLQEASAETVELEFFSLLGQRLREITFPATPGEEWQREILVSQFPKGVYAYRLRCGEQTYVGEIIIN
- a CDS encoding rhomboid family intramembrane serine protease, whose product is MSSVIGTIILLLTGLATYKGFVDRAYYERHVFHTDPILIDKQYDRLISSGFLHTNWLHFGFNMVALLSFSWSLEFVLGIPKYLLIYFGALLGGNLLALYLHRNHGDYRAVGASGAISGVIFASVILFPEIKISLILLPFEISTWVFGLCFVIISIFGIKSQSDNIGHDAHLGGAIVGVLLTIIMQPSVLQTSWWLILLILVPTAVFLLLIVRTPAVLLVDNYWGEGLQRPRRNRSSTKKKEVSLDYLLDKIKHQGLDSLSSSEREMLDRYRKEM
- a CDS encoding amidase codes for the protein MTFSEYRQYDAQGLAELVRSGQITAAELLDIAIARAEEVNPQLNAINLPLYEFAREQLANHPPSAAQKFGGVPFLIKDLGLALKGTALRIGSRSTEGMVSEVDSHLVQLFRKEGLLIFGKTNTPEFGLTPFTEPEAFGVTRNPWNKDYTPGGSSGGSAAAVAGGIVPMATASDGGGSIRMPASCCGLFGLKPSRGRLSLGPGAGESWNGAVVEGCNSRSVRDSAAFLDTFSKPGIGELYYAPPPKVAYTDLLKTPPEKLRIGFSTEHPLGLPVAEDCKQAVEETAHLLADLGHEVEAIPLPYQREDLTKTFLHLIMGEVSAELKSISASRGIKVKRGEVEANTYALGLLGDAISAGEYAYYRSQWNGLARRQGHFHQSYQCLLTPTVALAPFRIGSLQSSPAEKILVNVLSSLRLGSLMKANIEQLAEKVFAFMPYTPIANMTGQPAMSVPLHWNAEGLPVGVMFTAGIYREDILFKLAAQLEEAKPWMQRMA